Sequence from the Sciurus carolinensis chromosome 1, mSciCar1.2, whole genome shotgun sequence genome:
tcatgatgaaaaagaaaatatcacagcagatactactgaaatacagaagatgattaaaaactattttgaaaatttatagtcaaataaaatagaaaaactcaaagacatcaacaaatttctagagatatatgatctatccaaactgatgcaggaggacacacataatttaaacagatcaatttcaagtaatgaaataggagACGCTATCAAAAGGCTAcgaaccaagaaaagcccaagaccagatggattctctgccaagttctacaagaccttcaaagaagaactcattccaatactcctcaaagtattccatgaaaaagaaaaggagggaaccctcccaaactcattcgaTGAGGCTAGTATCACACTTTTACCCAaaccaaagacatatcaaggaaagaaaactttaaaccagtatccctcatgaacatagacgcaaaaattcttGCAAATCAccacaaaaacattaaaaggatagtgcaccacaatcaagtggggtttatccctggaATACAAGGTTGTTTCAAcgtacggaaatcaataaatgtcatacATCACATcgatagacttaaagataagaatcatatgattatctcaatagatgcagaaaaagcatttgacaaaatataacacctcttcatgttcaaaacactagaaaaattagggatagtaggaacatacctcaatattgtaaaagctatctatgctaagcccaaggacaacatcattctaaatgagaaaaattgggctggggagacagctcagctggtagagtgcttgcctcgcaagcacaaggccctgagttcgatccccagtaccgcaaaaaaaaaaaaaaaaaaaaaaaaaaaaaagagaaaaattgaaagcattccctctaagaactggaacaagacagggatgccctctttcaccacttccattcaacatcgtccttgaaatgctagccagagcaaacagatgaaagaaattaaagggatacaaataggaaaagaagaatttaaactatcactatttgccagtataattctatatttagaagatccaaaaaattctaccaaaaatcttctagaactcataaatgaattcagcaaagtagcaggatgtaaaatcaatagccataaatcaaatgcatttctatacataagcaacaaatccactgcaagagaaattaggaaaactaccccattcataatagtctcaaaaaataaaaataaaatacttaggaatcaatctaaaaaaaaagaggtgaaagatctctacaatgaaaactacagaatactaaagaaataagttgaagaccttagaagatggaaagatctcccatgctcttggataggcagaattaatattgtcaaaatggccatactatccgaagtggtatacagattcaatgcaattcctattaaaatcccaatgatattcttcatagaactataaaaagcaatcatgaaattcatttggaaaaataagagacccagaatagctgaggcaatccttagcaagaagagtgaagcaggaggcatcacaataccagaccttaaactacattatagagcaatagtaacaaaaatggcatggtattggcaccaaaatagacatgtagaccaatggtacaaaatagatgacacagagacaaacccacataaatatgattATCTTGTaccaaaggtgccaaaaacatatattggagaaaagatagcctcttcaacaaatggtgctggtaaaactggaaatccatatgttacaaaatgaaattaaacctctttctCCCGCcccacacaaaaatcaactcaaagtggatcaaagatctaggcactagaacagagaccctgtgcctaatgaaagaaaaagtaggctcaaatcatcatgttggcttcggacttgacttccttaataagactcctaaagtgcaagaagtaaaattaagaatcaataaatgggatggattcaaactaaaaagtttcttctcagcaactaaacaatcagtaacatgaagagagagcctacagaatgggaaaaaaaatctttatcgcatgcacctcagatagagcactaatatccaggatatatcaagaactcaaaaaacttaacaccaaaaaaacaaataacccaatcagtaagtgggctaaggaactttACGGAAGAAGATATGTAActaaccaacaaatatatgaaaaaacactcaacatctctagcaattagagaaatgcaaatcaaaactacactaagatttcatctcactccaatcagaatggcaattatcaagaatacaagcaataataagtgttggtgaggatatggggaaaaaagatacattcatacattgttggtgggactgcagattggtgcaaccactatagaaagcagtatggaaattctttagaaaacctggaatggaaccgccatttgatctagctatcccactccttgttctatacccaaaggacttaaaatcagcctactccagtaacacagtcacagcaatgtttatagcagctcaattcacgatagctaaaccaacctagatgccctttagttaatgaatggataaagaaactgtggtatatatacacaatggaatattactcagccttaaggaagattgaaattatggcatttgcaggtaaatggatgaaactagagactgtcatgctaagtgaaagaagccagtccccTAAATCTAAAGGCCacatgttttctctaataagcaaATGCTAATCTGAAGtgaggggtgggtagggaagaatgaaggaactttgggttatgcagaggggagtaaggggagggaTGAGGCGGTGGGAATGGGAATGAcagtagaataagacagacattattatcctatatacatgtatgaaaaaaattttaaatattttaaatattggaagaccaatagagtataGAAAGGGAatcagggaagggaggaaggaagaaaagagagtagACAAAAAGAATGAaccctaaaaatgaaaatgaaaattatatctaCACAAAAACCTGTAAAAAAATGATATACAACCCTTAGAAATGATgccaaaatgaatatttattgagaaggATGCTCATAATATCATataaattatcaaaagaaaaaataaaataataaaaagcccTGGGAGTGTAGCTAATGgtagtgcttgtctagcatgtgtgaaacccctgggttcaatccccaatactgaaaatataaaaaggtaagaTTACTTCGCTTATGAACTTTACATTACCCCAGAGGGATGGGAGACACAAGCAGTTGATagataagcaaataaacaaaataagtataGAATATGGTGTGTCCTATGTAGGAAGCCCACAGGTGAGTTGGTAGAGAATGGGGAACAGGGACATCGGTGGAGATGTGCTTTAGAGGAGGTGATCAGGGAAGACCTTTCAGAGATAACATTTGAGCTCATGCATGAATGAACAATTAAACTATAGGCACAGGATGAGCTAAATCACAAAAGAACCATAAACAACTGataaacataatgaaaaaatgttctacctccccatcaaagaaaatatgaataaaaataataggatactggactggggttgtggctcagcggtattCACCTAGCATtgcgaggcactgagttcgatactcagcacctcatataaataattaaataagtaaaataaaggtgcattgacaactaaaaacatatttaaaaaaataataataataggataCTATTGGACTggaataaaatacaacaaaacatgGGCAGTGAAAAGTTACATTTCTGTGttcatactatttttaaaatattttttagttgtttatggacctttatttaatttacttatttatttatttatttatttatttatatgtggttctgaggatcaaacccaggacctcacacatgccaggcaagtgctctaccactgagccacaacaccaacCCTGTTCATCCTATTTCTAAATTTCCCAATATGAGTATGTATTATTTGTtagaaattttgaataattttcaaGTCCACAATACTAATCATGTATAAGAGGATTTCTGAATCAAACTCCAGCATTTGAGGgtctgctgtgtgccaggcactttttGATGTATTGGGTGAGACCAGGGGGAAGAAGACAAACAAAGccttatattttaatgttagaGAAGACATCATaaatgatagataaataaataattttagactGTGGTAAAAggtagaaggaaaacaaaacagggaATGGGTTAGAGTTGAcctggaggggaggaaggaatcTATTATAGATTGGGGGTCTGGAAAAGTTTTCCTAAGTGACATCAGAGCTGATAATTGAATGAAGTGAAGGAACTGGCCATATAAGAATTCAGAGAATacgtttagggaggggggcaggaatggaggaaggaaggactatatagagggaggggaggggtgggaggggtggggggaagggaaaaaatggcagaatgaatcaaacaacattaccctatgtaaatttatgattacacaaatggtatacctttatgccatgtacagacagagaaacaacatgtatcccatttgtttacaataatttaaaaaaaaaaaaaagaattcagagaatACATTGCGGATGGAACCAATGGTAAGTGAAACAGATGTGAAGCGGGAACAACTTGGCAGGGTTAGAGAAGAGAAAGACCAGCATAGCTCAAAAAATAGAGAACCAGAGAGCAAGTGGTAAAGATTAGGATGGAGAAGTAGACCAGGCCATCTCAAAAGGGGCTTAAAAAGCAATGGAGGGGAACTTTGGACTTTATTCTAATTGAATTGGGAGTTCAATAGAGGATTTGAAGGAGTAGCATGATATAATCtgatttgtttggattttttattattaattaatatgattctcatttattttttatgtgaagtAAGAGAGGCAGGCTGTCCTAGTGTTAAGACCAGGAGCTCTGAGTCCTGACTTCTGGGTTCAAATGGTGGCATTGCCACTACTTGTTACCTctagatagttttttttttttttttttttttcagtgctggggatcgaacccagggccttgtgcatgcaaagcaagcactgtactgactgagctatctccccagccctagatgttattttttaaaaatatttttagttgttggtggacctttatttgtttatttatatgtggtgctgagaatcaaacccagtgcctcacacatgctaggcaagtgctctaccactgagccacagccccagccctccagatGTTATTTTGCCTATCTACTTCAGTTTCCCCATCAGTGAAATAATAACagtacctacctcatagggttAGTGTAAGTATTAAGATAATCAAATAAATTAGTAGACTGTTAGTCTGCTTTCCattactgcaacaaaatacctcAGATATTCAacttaaaacaaagaaaggattattttggctcatagttttggaggtttcagtccttggtcaaTTGGCTCCTTTGCTTTTGGGATTGTGGCAAGGCAGTGCATCATTTTGAGAGCACAAAGCAACAGAAGTCCATTTACCTCATGACCAAGGATTGAGAGTTACAGACTGGTGTCCCTTTGAGGGTGTATCCCCAATGACTTAAGGCCTCCTATTAGGCCCCATTTCCCCCACCCCATCTTTTTgtgatagtggggattgaacccagggatgctttaccactgaactacattcccagtcctttttaaattaaaaaaaaaattttttttttttgagacaaggtcttccttagttgccaaagctggcctcaaacttgcaatccttctacttcagcctcctgagtcaaggTTCTACCCCTTCCAACATCTGGGGACTgagcttttaacacatgggcctttagggACACACCCAAGCCATAGCATTTCACTCCTGGCTCCCCAAAGGTCCATATCCATCTCTCAATGCAGTTGCTTTCAGTCCATCCCCAGAGTCCCAGTCTTAACTGCCTCAGCATCATTCCAAAGTTTCCTCCAAGACTCAAAGCAAATTCAGCTGTGAGCCtctgtaaaaattaaagtttcaCTTCCAAAATAATGGCACAGGGTAAATGTTCCCATTCCAAAATGGAAGAATAGGGGAGTAGAAAGGAGGGACTGAACCAAAGAAAGCAGGGCATACATTAAATCCTACACCTGTAGGATTCAGAAAACACTGGCAGGATGTGGTCTCCCAGAGCCTCGCTGGTTGCAGCCCACAGGGCCATGTTGCCTGCAGCTTCCCTCAGCACACATTCCCCTTCCTGGCGTCTCTGTCTCCTTGGGGTCTGCCTTGCAGCTTCAGCTTCACTTAGAGCTGTATGCATTTTCCTGCTCACAGGGACTCCAACACTACATAAGATATAGTAAATGCTATATAATGTTAGTTTGATAAATagatgctgggctggggatatagctcagttggtatagtgcttgccttgtaagcacaaggccctgggttcaatccccagcactgccaaaaaaaaaaaggataaatagatACTTAATAGTGATTAATTCTGGGGCATTGGACTAGGGTAATGGAACAtggaagatttttgttttttcattgtatCTTTTTACTTTGACTTTTCAAAAGCTATTTTAGGCATGCATTACatctactttgtttttttaattcatgtaagGAAAAAATCTTTGATTATTTCAGATTTGTAGTTCAAAAATAAAGTCATAGCTTGGTTTCAGTGTTTTGATGCTTGTTTGTGTTTTGTAGGGGACGAggaccttaaaaatatttttcagtgttttctacTTAGTATAATACATCATTTGTCATTCTTTTTCACAAAGATGTATTTAGGGATTTGGGATAATCTACCAGGTGTTGTGAAATGTCAGATGGAACAAGCTCTTCATCTTGATTTTGGAACTGAATTGGAGCCAAGAAAAGAAATAGTGCTATTTGATAAGCCAACAAGGGGAACGACTGTacagaaattcaaagaaatggTCTACAGTCTCTTTAAGGTAAGTATATCCATTCACACCTTGCTCATGTGAAGAGATAGTCTTCCAGAAGAATTGGCAGAACCCACCCCCcccaaatcattaaaatgttGATACTTGACCTCTATCGGGGATTCCATTCTgaggaaaaaattcaaagaaaggaaaaaatatccatTGGAGGATTTTTACTTTACCATTCTTTGTAATAGCTTAAATGTCCAGGTATGAGTGGGTACTTCATTTACTAGttgtattattataaattttgcCACTGAAACTCATGACagaaaaagcataataaaattagCATACTCTAGGTAGGTATGGTGGTATAGTCcctgctgcttgggaggctaaggtaggaggattgcttgaacccaagaattcaaggccagccggagcaacataacaagactgtctcaaatataaattgattaattaaaatgAGTGTACTCTggttacaatttctttttttattattatataacattttattaaaatttttttttcctttcatggaaTACATTTTCTCATTAGCAATTCCCATggttagaaaaataattcattatgtGTAGTTTTATATTTGTGGACAGATTATTTTATGACTAGTAACACACATTTGAGAATTAAGTCTGTTTGGAATCTATAATATCTTGACACATCTTCAAGGAAAGCCTCTAAATTCAGAACTTCTCTAAATTCAGAAGTTCTCCAAGCTTTGTTTCCTAGGATTAGAAATCTGTAACCTGAGACTTCAGCATCTCCTAATTTTAAAGTTTCCCTACAACATATAACCAACCATCAGTAGCTGCAACTGAACAGAGAGGAAGTTTCCAAAAATTAAACACTAATTTTTTTGCAAAATCTTCACTCATGAATTAACAATCTTTGCCTTCATCCTTTATTTCCCAAATGTAAGTATAATCACATAGTGATAATATAAAACTGAATTCTCTTTAAGAGATTGACAATTTAAAAGGCAAAAGCTCATATGAAAAGTTTAGTTATATTGTAAGTTGTGTGAACTTGGAGACAACCCGATTAACTCACTAGAATCCAGAACTGGCACTCATAATTTCTTGGATGTAATTTCTCTCAAATCTTTCCATTAacaattaaattctaaaataaccatgtgattaGGAGAAGGTTTGTCCACCAGTGGATTTGTCTGTTATGTCCTCCTTATTATGAGCGGAATGGCATGACAGAACAGAGGCAAAGAGGCATACAATTGATTCTTAAGATTAAGTCATAAAGATCAGAGTTTCCACAGCATGGCAACAACTTTGCAGATGCCCACATCATGATAGCTGAAATAACAAAGCCCAGCAAAGGCTAAAGCTGAGAGTGCCAAAAGGCATGCCTTGGCAGCTTTCTACAGTGCATTCCCATGAACATAGTAACAACTTGTCCAAGGCCCCAGTGACTATGGAAAGTAAGGACTGCAGTCAAGTAGTCCATTGCAGAGCAAAGATTCAAACATGCAGCTGGAAGCAAACTCAGGACCCAAACATTTGACAGCCATCTCACTAGTCCAGTGAAGAGATGCATCCTTGGAACCAGAATGGCAGCTTGGTGACAGGTGAATGTGCTGTGTTCCACTCCATCCTTGGGTAGGTTGGTCCTGCGGAAATGCCAACACATGAGCAGTCCGACTGCTGGGGTTCGGAGGAACAGAACTTGGCTCCGTCTCCTTGAGCACTGCTGAGGACAcccatacaattttatttttttttttaagaaatggaacTCAAATGACTTTACCTTTCATGGCCATTTtacaattcctttttaaatttaaagaaatatttacataagactataaaaaatgaaaatatttgcagtgttggaaataatttatttttctcacttttattgttcttttatttgcACTCAgaagctttcttttctttggctATTTTACATGCATTTCAGACTATTTTATCCCAGAGAACcttaacaaaaacttttttttaatgtttccaaaagtagtgattttatttcaaagcatCACATTAAGTTTGAATCTTAGTCAATGAAGCCATGTCTTCTTATGTGTTGATTTTTGCAAAGAGTACAGATTTGCAAACAACAGATAAGATAAAGTAGTTTAAAGTAAAAGgtatttgttttttagaaataaagtagTACAATGTGTATATATCTTCTGGGTTAGTGATTTAGGGCaggtttcttgtcttttcttttagaagtttttttttttttttttttttttttttggtgctggggattgaacccagcaagcactctaccgactgagctatctccccagcccctcttttagaagttttaaaacatattttaaaagttttgtttatttggtacttGTGCTTTCTGATAGAACCATAAAAATTTCTCTACTTAATGTGTTCAATATATGCCTAAATTGAAACATAAGAGAGCAATATATCAAGAGATAATGACATTCATGATACACAGTTTtgttaaagggagaaaaatagctacttttttttttatccaaaacCCAAACAATCAAATCTTGGGCAATAAGTACTAACATGTTTTATAATAGTTAATTAAGTGTCTGAGATCTTTGTAAGAGAATGCCATTTTAAATTTACTTGCCATCCTACTTCCATGACAAACACATAAACATTTCACGGAggtaagcaacttagaaaggtgGTTCCATAACGATATAATTAAAGAAGGAACTTGTCAACTGAATGCATTATTGTTTTCGTGTTTGGCTTTCATTTTGTGGGGAAGTCATCTATTCTGTTCCCATTATATGCAACAACAGTCTACATTTATAAGCTTGGCAAACTAGTGGTTCAGTACATAGAAGTTTCTTCTACAAAAGAATGGGAATGTTATAATTGACACAGGAAATTACAGTGTTTAACCTATCACAAACATTACCTGTAAGTACTTTTAATCACAATAACATCACATTAAAAAGGTACATATTCTTGTTCACCAAAATTAATGAGGCAATTTGGGAACAAGCAACAgattctcttattttaaaattcctcagTGTTAAGCTTTAGATATCCTTAACctgcaataaaaaatattttaaaaagaagtgtatATTCTTGGTAAAAATCAATGAAGTACATAAATGCCTTGGCAGATTACAATACTATTACATGATGTCTACTTCAAAATTTTTGTTCATCTCCCATCCTCCTCACaataatattcacattttaattatgttttcattctgattttttacTTGCAAGAACACCAACTAAACTATTTCAACATTAAGCCTGTTTCTTTTGAAGccaagaaatttttgtttttgttttttataaaagcaaTGAAGACTCAGTTTTCAAGATGCTTAAGACAGAATGCTTAAGGTTCATGCTTGCTGCTTTGCCTGGGCTTCTGCTTCCTTTGAACCAGGTGGTGCTGTCAAACCTAAAAAGGCATACACTGCATTATTTTCTTGGGCTTCAAAGAAGGCATCACTGTCCCCACGGTATTGGCTTTCATTGAAAATCTGAGGTGGCAGGGGGTACCCTGTCGCTGGTTGACTATTTTCAGGTACATTTTCTCTCATCCACTTCAGATTCTCTTCATTGGCTGCAATATCCTTTTCTTCAAATCCTATTTTGTTGGCTTCTAAGAAACCAAAAACATCTTGCTGTTTCTTCTTAATCGCAGTAGAACCAGAAGGAGATGCAATGTATACATGAATCCCCATCCTGGGAAAAGCTGCTGTGGTTGTTTGGGTCCTGGAAAGAGCTGCGGAGCAACTGCAGCAAAAGCTGAAATCCCtaacagaaacttttttttttttgccgtgctagggactgaacccagggccttatgctgaactatctccccaaccccctaACAGAAACTTTTTAACCTCTATTATTGGGACAATACAGTTAGAACAAATACAGTTATTAACAGAATAattctgttaatgtgataaatacaaaatagaaggaaataaattttacttgaCCCTTATAACTTTGATGTGAGTACATTCCAATGCGATTTGAAAATTTAATGTATAGATAAGACAAGGGATAACAAGTGTCTGGGTTAACTATCTGAAGGGTCTAACAGCCCTGCAGTTAGGGTGGACATTTAACAAAGATACACTTAAAGTAGTTTTACTGTAGttatataaaatgttacataaatcCTCATAAGTATTTGGAGATATATTAAGTTCCTTTATGGAGAGTCAATAGCAAGATTATTACTATCATAGTAATGCCCAGAGAAAATTATATTGCATAGGGATatatatctttctttccttctgtataATTTGCCAAATTCTTGTCCTAACAGGCAAAGTTGGGTGACCAAGGGAATCTTTCTGAACTGGTTAATCTCATACTAACAGTGGCTGATGGAGACAAAGATGGCCAGGTTTCCTTAGGAGAAGCAAAATCAGCATGGGCACTTCTTCAGTTAAATGAATTTCTTCTCATGGTGATACTTCAAGATAAAGAACATACCCCCAAACTAATGGGATTCTGTGGTGACCTCTATGTGATGGAAAGTGTTGAATATACCTCTCTTTATGGAATAAGCCTTCCATGGGTCATTGAACTTTTTATACCATCTGGGTTCAGAAGGAGTATGGATCAGTTGTTCACACCATCATGGCCCAGAAAGGCTAAAATAGCCATAGGACTTCTAGAATTTGTGGAAGATGTTTTCCATGGCCCCTATGGAAACTTCCTCATGTGTGATACTAGTGCCAAAAACCTAGGATATAATGAAAAGTATGATTTGAAAATGGTGGATATGAGAAAAATTGTGCCAGAGACAAACCTCAAAGAACTTATTAAGGATCGTCACTGTGAGTCTGATCTGGACTGTGTCTATGGCACAGATTGTAGAACTAGCTGTGATCAGAATACAATGAAATGTACTTCAGAAGTAATACAACCAAACTTGGCAAAAGCCTGTCAGTTGCTCAAAGACTACCTGTTGCGTGGTGCTCCAAGTGAAATTCGTGAAGAA
This genomic interval carries:
- the LOC124977615 gene encoding SH3 domain-binding glutamic acid-rich-like protein; the encoded protein is MGIHVYIASPSGSTAIKKKQQDVFGFLEANKIGFEEKDIAANEENLKWMRENVPENSQPATGYPLPPQIFNESQYRGDSDAFFEAQENNAVYAFLGLTAPPGSKEAEAQAKQQA
- the Dipk1a gene encoding divergent protein kinase domain 1A encodes the protein MARSLCPGAWLRKPCYLQARFSYVRMKYLFFSWLVVFVGSWIIYVQYSTYTELCRGKDCKKIICDKYKTGVIDGPACNSLCVTETLYFGKCLSTKPNNQMYLGIWDNLPGVVKCQMEQALHLDFGTELEPRKEIVLFDKPTRGTTVQKFKEMVYSLFKAKLGDQGNLSELVNLILTVADGDKDGQVSLGEAKSAWALLQLNEFLLMVILQDKEHTPKLMGFCGDLYVMESVEYTSLYGISLPWVIELFIPSGFRRSMDQLFTPSWPRKAKIAIGLLEFVEDVFHGPYGNFLMCDTSAKNLGYNEKYDLKMVDMRKIVPETNLKELIKDRHCESDLDCVYGTDCRTSCDQNTMKCTSEVIQPNLAKACQLLKDYLLRGAPSEIREELEKQLYSCIALKVTANQMEMEHSLILNNLKTLLWKKISYTNDS